In Terriglobia bacterium, the following proteins share a genomic window:
- a CDS encoding helix-turn-helix transcriptional regulator, with protein MSRLVKNAAAGGGELLPSKVPRVEEGAAEERASARLGSYLRRLRGGYGYTLRRVEEAAMALGEVIDNSQLSRFEKGKAIPSFDKLRALARIFNVSVQTFSDVLDLEEYEAFEPESGGFDELIREGAGLFAAGEHGKAFVTFERALNVALEENDTPERAEREAQARWSMITSLRALGKLAMTERELREILKSRSRLSPVTRTRSVLELSYVYREQGDLYLAGVLAHEALELALGAGDVKTQAGVLNTLGNIHHDEGEAERALGYYLRSMEVLDALGGQDKLRTTVTTNLGGCLVELGRFDEGIARLRQAHAKARELGFRRVAALSLTRLSEAFMRRGERDRALQALSESDALASRPDEAYQDILFLNSYHRWQMARQDANPTREKIAFGRLRHLRSLLERRFPEVDEFDRHIERIGRVHAYSP; from the coding sequence ATGAGCCGCCTAGTCAAGAACGCGGCAGCGGGAGGGGGGGAACTCCTGCCGTCGAAAGTACCGCGGGTCGAGGAGGGCGCCGCCGAGGAACGGGCGTCCGCGCGGCTCGGGTCCTATCTGCGCCGCCTGAGGGGCGGGTACGGCTACACGCTCCGCCGTGTCGAAGAAGCCGCGATGGCGCTCGGCGAGGTCATCGACAACTCACAGCTCAGCCGGTTCGAGAAGGGGAAGGCGATTCCCTCGTTCGACAAGCTGCGCGCCCTCGCGAGGATCTTCAACGTCTCGGTGCAGACCTTCTCGGACGTGCTCGATCTCGAGGAGTACGAGGCATTCGAGCCCGAGTCGGGCGGGTTCGACGAACTGATTCGGGAGGGTGCGGGGCTGTTCGCCGCCGGGGAGCACGGCAAGGCGTTCGTCACGTTCGAGCGGGCGCTGAACGTCGCGCTGGAGGAGAACGACACGCCCGAGCGCGCCGAGCGCGAGGCGCAGGCCCGCTGGAGCATGATCACGTCGCTTCGCGCCCTCGGGAAGCTCGCGATGACGGAACGCGAGCTTCGGGAGATCCTGAAGTCGCGCTCGAGGCTGAGCCCCGTCACGCGAACCCGCTCGGTGCTGGAGCTGAGCTACGTCTACCGCGAGCAGGGCGATCTCTACCTGGCGGGGGTCCTCGCCCACGAGGCGCTGGAACTCGCCCTCGGGGCGGGGGACGTGAAGACGCAGGCGGGAGTGCTCAACACGCTCGGCAACATCCACCACGACGAGGGTGAGGCCGAGCGCGCCCTCGGATACTACCTGCGCTCGATGGAGGTCCTGGACGCCCTCGGCGGGCAGGACAAGCTCCGGACGACCGTCACGACGAATCTCGGCGGTTGCCTCGTGGAGCTCGGCAGGTTCGACGAGGGGATCGCGCGGCTCCGCCAGGCGCACGCCAAGGCACGCGAGCTGGGGTTCCGGCGGGTCGCCGCGCTGTCGCTGACGCGCCTCTCCGAGGCGTTCATGCGGCGCGGCGAGCGGGACCGAGCCCTTCAGGCTCTCTCGGAGTCGGATGCGCTCGCGTCCCGGCCCGACGAGGCCTACCAGGACATCTTGTTCCTCAACTCCTATCACCGTTGGCAGATGGCCCGTCAGGACGCGAACCCGACCCGCGAGAAGATCGCCTTCGGGCGCCTGCGCCACCTCCGCTCCCTGCTCGAGCGGCGTTTCCCCGAGGTGGACGAGTTCGACCGGCACATCGAACGGATCGGGAGGGTCCATGCGTACTCACCGTAA
- a CDS encoding S8 family serine peptidase, giving the protein MSDSRRLGRKVRFPGAGAHLDIPLAFLAICGLMSSSGCAGRPGPRPVAEPLSPPIVRSEPASFGAKFEGDFESRLRAAPTGERVSAMLDLTDQVDLPALRRELALTGRDLRSRSRAVIGALERTAERQQARIAPDLDAMVRTGALESWTPVAIVNRVLVEGRPEAVLKLAGNAEVARVLPDWTSGTVPSGEQEDAPAAASLGERFVSWAVGAMGADVLRSEGLDGTGVVVASIDTGVLEDHEQLVGRRLEGSRGWFDPVSGSTRAADSHGHGTAVLSLAVGGGPGERVVGIAPGARWASALGNYRNVYTRARMTLAADWVLRVARPRVLVNAWSHSEGRCGTFDLPFINAWKAAGIFVVFPAGNAGPRPSSAEAPASLAGTYPDGGPVFSVAGLLASGEVWQASSRGPSLCGASRFPTLAAPGVSIPYALASGPRSYTIGTGTSFAAALVGGAAALLIQADPSLEPDDIERLLVETCRDVPPPGQDDATGSGAIDLASAVERVRARRSASPGRSGPLGSVGQNHGAVGVHAQRDP; this is encoded by the coding sequence ATGAGCGACTCCCGACGACTCGGGCGCAAGGTCCGTTTCCCCGGAGCCGGCGCTCACCTGGACATTCCCCTCGCATTCCTGGCCATCTGCGGGCTCATGAGCTCATCGGGGTGCGCGGGCCGGCCGGGGCCGCGGCCCGTCGCGGAGCCCTTGTCGCCGCCCATCGTCCGGAGCGAGCCGGCTTCCTTCGGCGCGAAGTTCGAGGGGGATTTCGAGTCCCGGCTTCGAGCGGCGCCGACGGGGGAGCGGGTGAGCGCGATGCTCGACCTCACCGATCAGGTGGACCTCCCCGCGCTCCGTCGCGAACTGGCCCTGACCGGGAGGGACCTGCGATCCCGCTCTCGGGCGGTGATCGGGGCCCTCGAGCGCACGGCGGAGCGCCAGCAGGCGCGAATCGCCCCCGACCTCGACGCGATGGTCCGGACGGGTGCGCTCGAATCCTGGACCCCCGTCGCCATCGTCAACCGGGTCTTGGTCGAGGGAAGGCCGGAAGCGGTCCTGAAGCTCGCGGGGAACGCCGAGGTGGCGCGCGTGCTGCCGGACTGGACGTCGGGAACCGTTCCCAGCGGGGAGCAGGAGGACGCTCCGGCCGCGGCCTCCCTCGGCGAACGCTTCGTCAGCTGGGCGGTCGGTGCCATGGGCGCCGACGTGCTTCGAAGCGAGGGGCTGGACGGAACCGGGGTCGTCGTCGCGTCGATCGACACCGGGGTGCTCGAGGACCACGAGCAGCTCGTCGGGCGCCGCCTCGAGGGGAGCCGCGGATGGTTCGACCCGGTCTCGGGCTCGACCCGGGCGGCGGACAGCCATGGCCATGGTACGGCCGTTCTCTCCCTCGCCGTCGGAGGCGGGCCCGGCGAGCGCGTGGTGGGAATCGCGCCCGGGGCGCGGTGGGCCAGCGCGCTCGGGAACTACCGCAACGTCTACACCCGAGCCCGCATGACGCTGGCCGCGGACTGGGTGCTGCGCGTGGCGCGCCCCCGTGTGCTCGTCAACGCATGGTCCCACTCCGAGGGAAGGTGCGGCACGTTCGACCTGCCCTTCATCAACGCCTGGAAGGCCGCCGGGATCTTCGTGGTCTTCCCCGCGGGAAACGCGGGACCGAGGCCCTCGAGCGCCGAGGCCCCGGCGAGCCTCGCCGGGACCTACCCCGACGGCGGGCCGGTCTTCTCGGTGGCGGGCCTCCTGGCGAGCGGCGAGGTCTGGCAAGCCTCCTCCCGCGGTCCGAGCCTCTGTGGCGCCTCGCGCTTCCCGACCCTCGCCGCCCCCGGCGTCTCGATCCCCTACGCGCTCGCTTCGGGACCGAGAAGCTACACGATCGGAACGGGGACGTCGTTCGCCGCCGCCCTCGTCGGCGGCGCCGCGGCGCTCCTGATCCAGGCCGATCCGTCCCTCGAGCCGGACGACATCGAGCGGCTCCTCGTCGAGACCTGCCGCGACGTTCCTCCACCCGGCCAAGACGACGCGACGGGGAGCGGAGCGATCGACCTGGCGTCGGCGGTCGAGCGCGTGCGCGCGCGACGCTCGGCGTCCCCAGGCCGGTCCGGACCCTTGGGGTCAGTTGGTCAGAACCACGGAGCCGTCGGGGTTCATGCGCAGCGTGACCCCTAG
- a CDS encoding lytic transglycosylase domain-containing protein yields the protein MKRKLPWGGTAAVAIFALLAAALPAPAEELLYYVKDGAIVVTNVPDHRDARPVPGFESTRRLGRGALPVTSFDPFIERVARENGLDPSLIKAVALVESGFEPKAISPKGARGIMQLMPATAKRYGVTDLHDPYQSLRAGARHLRDLLDEFGGDVTLALAAYNAGAGAVRRYGGVPAYAETRDYVARVQTKLDTAGRRRAPTPKPDPDSLGVTLRMNPDGSVVLTN from the coding sequence ATGAAACGGAAGCTCCCCTGGGGGGGGACGGCGGCGGTCGCGATCTTCGCGCTCCTTGCCGCCGCGCTTCCCGCCCCCGCGGAGGAGCTTCTGTACTACGTCAAGGACGGGGCGATCGTGGTCACGAACGTGCCCGACCACCGTGATGCCCGCCCGGTGCCCGGATTCGAATCGACACGCCGACTCGGCCGCGGCGCCCTCCCCGTGACCTCGTTCGACCCGTTCATCGAGCGAGTCGCTCGCGAGAACGGGCTCGACCCGTCGCTCATCAAGGCGGTGGCCCTCGTCGAATCCGGGTTCGAGCCCAAGGCGATCTCGCCCAAGGGTGCCCGGGGGATCATGCAGCTGATGCCCGCCACCGCGAAGCGCTACGGGGTCACCGACCTTCACGATCCGTATCAGAGCCTGAGGGCGGGAGCCCGACACCTGCGCGATCTCCTGGACGAGTTCGGGGGGGACGTCACGCTGGCGCTCGCCGCGTACAACGCCGGGGCGGGCGCGGTTAGGCGCTACGGCGGCGTGCCCGCGTACGCCGAGACGCGCGACTACGTGGCCAGGGTGCAAACGAAGCTGGACACCGCCGGCCGTCGGCGCGCTCCGACCCCCAAGCCCGACCCGGATTCGCTAGGGGTCACGCTGCGCATGAACCCCGACGGCTCCGTGGTTCTGACCAACTGA
- the alaS gene encoding alanine--tRNA ligase, which yields MTSAETRRAFLEFFASRGHRIVPSSPLILPADPTLLFANAGMNQFKDVFTGKERRDYRRATSSQKCLRVSGKHNDLEQVGRTPRHHTFFEMLGNFSFGDYFKADAVTLAWELVTRVFGIPQERLWVTVFGGSEAVPGDEEALALWRDRVGVRPDRILRLGERDNFWRMGDTGPCGPCSEIHFDLGEDLTSVPGESNPATDERRYVEIWNLVFMQFEQHDDGTYSPLPAPSIDTGMGLERVTAVVQGKRSNYDTDLFVPVLDATATRAGTRYGRDAEADFSLRVIADHTRALCFLVADGIVPSNDKRGYVLRRILRRAIRHGLKLGVREPFLHEVAPAVLDSLSGVYPELRAASDAILEVARREEERFAETISAGIDLLEQSISGLGDGLRTLPGSELFRLYDTFGLPLDLAQDIADERGVALDLAGFEQEMARQRARAQASWKGAATRTTGQRGTWIPTEFVGYDALDVDGARVVSVLAVAEGDAQHLPIGPGCEAVVHLDRTPFYAAAGGQVGDTGVMVGSRWSGRVLDTYKNESGNICHRVVVDEGNLDVNDTVKASVDASRRAAIRRNHTATHLLHAALREVVGTHVKQAGSLVADDRLRFDFTHFAALTDRALEDLEALMNRKVLEDLEVGSEELALDDALRTGAMALFGEKYGDRVRVVRVGDFSTELCGGTHCGRSGEIGLVKVLQERGIAAGTRRIEAVSGEGSLARFRDDQRVVRELEDLLAVPKETVVVELRKRIEHTKRLQRELEQQRIRNARLELAREASDPHIVDGVKVVAARADALSPQEARVLADELRRKLGSGCVVIGRADGAKAYLLATVTRDLEDTLPAGELVRELAKVVGGGGGGKKDLAEAGGKDPAKLDEALSIESLSRVFKMIRERKPPK from the coding sequence ATGACCTCGGCCGAGACTCGACGCGCGTTCCTGGAGTTCTTCGCCTCCCGCGGCCACCGGATCGTTCCCAGCTCCCCCCTGATCCTTCCGGCCGACCCGACCCTCCTGTTCGCCAACGCGGGGATGAACCAATTCAAGGACGTGTTCACCGGGAAAGAACGGCGGGACTACCGTCGCGCCACCTCGTCGCAGAAGTGCCTGCGCGTGTCGGGCAAGCACAACGATCTCGAGCAGGTGGGCAGGACGCCCCGCCACCACACCTTCTTCGAGATGCTCGGGAATTTCTCGTTCGGCGACTACTTCAAGGCCGACGCCGTGACACTCGCGTGGGAGCTCGTCACCCGCGTGTTCGGCATCCCGCAGGAGCGGCTCTGGGTCACCGTGTTCGGCGGCTCGGAGGCGGTGCCTGGAGACGAAGAGGCGCTCGCGCTCTGGCGCGATCGCGTCGGGGTGAGGCCGGACCGGATCCTGCGCCTCGGGGAGAGGGACAACTTCTGGCGGATGGGGGACACCGGTCCCTGCGGGCCGTGCAGCGAGATCCACTTCGACCTGGGAGAGGACCTGACCTCGGTCCCGGGCGAGTCGAATCCCGCCACCGACGAGCGACGGTACGTCGAGATCTGGAACCTCGTGTTCATGCAGTTCGAGCAGCACGACGACGGGACCTACTCGCCCCTCCCCGCGCCGAGCATCGACACCGGCATGGGGCTCGAGCGGGTCACGGCCGTCGTTCAGGGGAAACGCAGCAACTACGACACCGACCTGTTCGTTCCGGTCCTCGACGCGACCGCGACGCGCGCGGGAACCCGTTACGGCCGCGACGCCGAGGCCGATTTCTCCCTCCGCGTCATCGCCGACCACACCCGGGCCCTCTGCTTCCTCGTCGCGGACGGGATCGTGCCGTCCAACGACAAGCGGGGGTACGTTCTCCGGCGGATCCTCCGACGGGCGATCCGTCACGGGCTGAAGCTGGGCGTGAGGGAGCCGTTCCTCCACGAGGTCGCCCCCGCGGTCCTGGACTCCCTTTCGGGCGTCTACCCGGAGCTCCGCGCGGCATCCGACGCGATCCTCGAGGTGGCGCGACGCGAGGAGGAGCGTTTCGCGGAGACGATCTCGGCCGGGATCGATCTCCTCGAGCAATCGATCTCGGGCCTCGGGGATGGACTCCGGACGCTCCCGGGCTCCGAGCTCTTCCGTCTCTACGACACGTTCGGGCTCCCGCTGGACCTGGCGCAGGACATCGCCGACGAGCGCGGCGTCGCCCTCGACCTCGCGGGTTTCGAGCAAGAGATGGCGCGGCAGCGCGCGCGAGCGCAGGCGTCGTGGAAGGGCGCCGCGACACGAACCACGGGGCAGCGTGGGACTTGGATCCCGACCGAGTTCGTGGGCTACGACGCGTTGGACGTCGATGGCGCGAGAGTCGTCTCGGTGTTGGCGGTTGCGGAGGGCGACGCTCAGCACCTTCCGATCGGTCCTGGCTGCGAAGCCGTGGTCCATCTCGATCGAACTCCATTCTATGCAGCGGCTGGGGGGCAGGTCGGCGACACCGGGGTGATGGTCGGCTCGAGATGGAGCGGCCGGGTCCTCGATACCTACAAGAACGAGAGCGGGAACATCTGTCATCGAGTCGTAGTCGATGAAGGCAACTTGGATGTGAACGACACCGTGAAAGCCTCGGTCGATGCCTCGCGCCGTGCCGCGATTCGGCGGAACCACACCGCGACGCATCTCTTGCACGCGGCGCTGCGGGAGGTGGTCGGGACCCACGTCAAGCAGGCCGGCTCGCTGGTGGCGGACGACCGGCTTCGATTCGACTTCACCCACTTCGCCGCGCTCACCGATCGCGCCCTCGAGGACCTCGAGGCCCTGATGAACCGGAAGGTCCTAGAGGACCTCGAGGTGGGATCGGAGGAGCTGGCGCTGGACGACGCTCTCCGCACCGGCGCGATGGCGTTGTTCGGAGAGAAGTACGGCGACCGCGTGCGGGTGGTACGCGTCGGCGACTTCTCCACCGAGCTTTGCGGCGGGACCCACTGCGGGCGCTCGGGGGAGATCGGCCTCGTGAAGGTCCTGCAGGAGCGGGGGATCGCGGCGGGCACGCGGCGGATCGAGGCGGTCTCCGGAGAGGGCTCGCTTGCCCGGTTCCGTGACGACCAGCGCGTGGTCCGCGAGCTGGAGGATCTGCTCGCGGTCCCGAAGGAGACCGTGGTCGTCGAATTACGGAAGCGTATCGAACACACGAAGAGGCTCCAGCGCGAGCTGGAGCAGCAACGAATCCGCAATGCGCGCCTCGAGCTTGCCCGGGAGGCTTCCGATCCCCACATTGTAGACGGGGTGAAGGTCGTGGCCGCGCGCGCCGACGCCCTCTCGCCGCAAGAGGCACGGGTCCTCGCCGACGAGTTGCGACGGAAGCTCGGCTCCGGCTGCGTTGTCATAGGCCGGGCGGACGGAGCGAAAGCGTATCTGCTGGCCACGGTCACCCGTGACCTCGAGGACACGCTCCCGGCCGGCGAGCTGGTCCGGGAGCTGGCGAAGGTGGTCGGCGGCGGAGGCGGGGGGAAGAAGGACCTCGCCGAGGCCGGAGGGAAGGATCCAGCGAAGCTCGACGAAGCGCTGAGTATCGAGTCGCTCTCGCGCGTCTTCAAGATGATCCGGGAGAGGAAGCCACCAAAATGA
- a CDS encoding recombination regulator RecX translates to MPTEDRGREALDLALGLVSRRPLTRTEVRDRLVAAGHDPSEASAAVDRLVASGILDDARLASHYLLTRSERLGHGRERLTAELLRRGVEPEVVEGAFDRAVADGDFDPGTQLAREVERRVAGAGGALDRKRYARVYNALLRAGFDPGAVAAALERYRSDAGD, encoded by the coding sequence ATGCCGACGGAGGATCGCGGGAGAGAGGCGCTCGACCTGGCGCTCGGCCTCGTGTCGCGGCGGCCCCTGACCCGGACCGAGGTCCGCGACCGCCTCGTCGCCGCCGGGCACGACCCGTCCGAGGCGAGCGCGGCCGTGGATCGGCTCGTCGCCTCCGGCATCCTCGACGACGCCCGGCTCGCCTCGCACTATCTCCTGACCCGCTCGGAGCGGCTGGGACACGGCCGCGAGCGTCTCACCGCGGAGTTGCTGCGCCGAGGCGTCGAACCCGAGGTCGTCGAGGGCGCGTTCGACCGGGCCGTCGCCGACGGCGACTTCGACCCCGGAACCCAACTCGCCCGCGAGGTGGAGCGGCGGGTCGCCGGCGCCGGGGGCGCGCTCGACCGGAAGCGGTATGCGCGCGTGTATAATGCGCTGCTCCGCGCCGGCTTCGACCCCGGGGCCGTCGCGGCGGCGCTCGAGCGGTACCGCTCCGACGCTGGGGACTGA